DNA sequence from the Cohnella herbarum genome:
TTAGATGACGGATCGACTTATGGTATTCGAGAATGTGCTTTACCTGGTCGGCCAAATCCGGATTGATCTCCGGCAACCGCTCAGTTAGGTCTTTGTGCACCGTGCTTTTGGAGACGCCGAATTCTTTGGCTATCGTACGTACGGTATTGCGCGTCTCCACTATGCTTCGGCCAATTTTGATCGTTCGTTCCTTAATGTAATCGTGCACGCTCCCGCCTCCCTGCTGAAATAGATTGGTACAGTATATGAGGGGCGCGGTCACTTATTCTATGTAGCCAAGCCTGACAGGCTAGGAAAGTCCTTTTTTTGACTCGATTTATAGGTCCGGCAAGCTTTGAAGTGCATCTTAAGCCCTAAGAAAAAAGACGAAAAGGGATTTCCCTTCCGTCTTCCGGACATGCTTTAACCGTTATTTGTCGGCTTTCCCGACGATTACGACGTTCATGTGCCTGTGTAATTCCAACTGATACGGAATAATAACGGCCGTTCCGTCCGATTCGGAATAAACTTGCACGAGCGGTCTCTGAATGGGACGACCCGCCGTCTCCATTACGGTAGCCGATTGTCCGTTGCTCAACTTAACTCGCGTCGAGACCGGATAAATGATAACGTGATTCAGGAAAGATTTGATGAGTTCCCAATCGAAATCATAATTACCCGACGCGAATAAATATTCGATCGCCTCGGAAGGCTCGTAGGCGTTCCGATGGTGCCGGGGAGAACCTAAAGCGTTGTACACGTCCGACAAGCCAACGATTTGCGCGAATTCCGGGATATTATCGTTCGTCATCCCCAACGGGTAACCCGAACCCCGATAACGTTCATGATGCAGCAGAGCGCATTGCGCCGATGCCAACGGAATTTCCTTCATCCCTTTAAGCACGCGGTACCCTTCGCTAGTATGCTGCCGCAAAGTCGCCAGCTCCGATTCGTTCAATTCGCGATTGACCTTAGTGAAATCCAAAGGTAACCGGGTCATGCCGATATCGCAAAACAAAGCCCCTATCGAGAGGTCATAAAGCTTAGCGCTATCGAATTTTTGTACGGTTCCTATTATGTTTGAACTCAAGGTCACGTTAAGAGCATGCTCGAACAGGATACGATCCGACTGGATCATTACTCCGAGTTCTTCGGCCAACGCCCGTTGGGAAGTAATCTCCCGTAAAATATCGCGAATTTGTTGACGGAAGTTCCCTTCCGGAAACGGCAGCACGATCTGCTCTAACATCAATCCCTTGTCGATGAACTCGATGACTAATCGTACTGCTTCTTCGCGCGCCTTTTCGTTGTTTTTCAATTGATCGATGTCCGGGCGAATCCACGAATCCGAAACGGCAGAGCGTCTAAGCTTGGATCTCGCATCGCTAGTAGATGTTTCCGATGGGTCCCGCAAGTGAACGAACTTGACCCTTAGCGTTCTGAGCCTATTAATATATTGCTCCGTGAGCACCGTGCCCGCCTCTAGCATGACAATCCCGTTATTTCCTTGCACCGATTTCTCGAGTACGTCCCCGGTCTCTAGCTCCGATATCCCCACAATCCTCATGATTCTCTACCTTTCCATCGGAATCTGATGAGCTATACGTGCTGTTGGTAAGAATTATGACATACCTTTCCTTCTATTGTCGAGATTGGATGGAAAAAGAAATAGAGCATCCCTATCGTATTACCCGTGATAGGGATGCTCTATTCTCTTCTAACTCTCTTACTTCGCGGATTTAATCAATGTGCCCGGGTTTACCGACTCGCCATTGTTACGAACCTCGAAGTGCACGTGCGCCGCTTCCGACGGTTCCAACTCGCTTTGTCCGGCAGATGCGATAACGTCGCCTTGCTCGACTTCTTCGCCGACTTGAACCTTCAGATCGGTCAAGCTTTGGTACACGGTAACTAAACCGTCCGGGTGCTCGATTTGCACCTCGTAGCCATTGGTTGGCGTTTGACTAGCAACCGTGACCTTACCGCTAAGAGCAGCTAGTACTTCGAAAGACTTGGCGTCTTTGCGAGCCAAATCGGTAGCCATGTGCGGCGAGAACGTGTTATTGTACTCGACCATGGCCGCTTCGCGATCTTCCACCGATGCCGTTGCATCATAGAATGGAACGATCGTGTTCATGTCTTCGATCTTGGCTACCGGCCAACGGAGCGTTTCCCCGTTGGAGATTACCGCGGTTGCTTCCGGACTTGTTTGTCCGTTTGTCGTTGCTTCGCCGTCGACTTCTGTCAAACTGGGAACGGTATTCTGCGGATCTTTAGGATCCGTCCCCGAGTTCAGCCAGAGAATCGTTACGATAATTGCTGCCGCGGCCATGTAAGCTGCAGGGAATACCCAGCGCTTGGAAAGGAACTTTTTCCATCCGGTAGGCCTGACAGCGGGAGACGCACCCGCAACTGACTTGTGAGACTCTTCGATTTTACGTGGTGTTTTGCTGTTTCCATCATTCATTATTATCATCACCTCAGTAAGTCATTGTTACCAGGTGATGGCGTTTTATACCTGTTTGTTTTGAAAGATTACAATTTTTATAGCTTCTGCCTACTTACAGTCTGTTTTTCGAGCTATTCGCAAGCTTTGAAACTTTCTCCACCCGCGCGCCCGAATAGTAGTATTCGACGATCTGATCCGCCGTTTTCCCCGTCTGCGCCATCCCTTCTGCCCCCCATTGGCTCATTCCGACGCCATGTCCGCTGCCGTAAGTCGTCAGGATGATCATACCCTTCTCTATCGTCCAATCGAATGCGGCGGAACGCAAACCTAGCTTTTCGCGTACTTCTTCACCGGATATTCTCTTGGATCCCGCTACCATTTCCTTCACTCGTCTTCCTTGCGTCCATTCCATAATCCGTAGGCTCGGCTTGTCCGTCCCGGCTGCGCTTACCGCAATCGCATCCACTCCAAGCTTTCGATAGAATTCCGACAAGGGCATCTCTACTCGATTTATCGCTCTAGGAGAACGTTCTTTATCCCACGGACTTGCGACCGATCGCAGATAAGGAATCTCATTCGGGAAAACCTCTTCCGAATTTTCCGTATAACCGTTACTTGTTGAAAAAAATAACGCCTCAATCGGTTGCCCGCGATAAGCGATGATATCACCCTCGGTATTCTTAACGGCCTCATCCACTTTGCGCCAGCCTTCTTCATCGTTCTTCCGAAGTCGTTTCATTTCCGCTAGAGACCGATAAACCTGATGAGCTTGAGTATCCGTCACATCCGCCTCGACCCCCGTTACGCCGCTACGGTCATTCAGCGTAAGTCTGCGCACAATATAGGTGCGGGCAGCAAGCGCCTGCGCCTCGAGCGCCTCAGGTTGGAAATCAAGCGGCATTTCAGCCGCCACTACCCCCTTAACGTACTCTTCTAACGGTACGGGTTCAATGCTCCGAGTTTTCGATAATAATACTCGGACGATTGGTTGAACTTCTTTCTCCTCTAAGACTGGTTGATGTTTCTCGTAATCGGGCTCATTCTTCGTTTTCTGTTGCGCCTCCGCCTGCATCTGCTGAAAGACCTCCACCTGATCTGCCGCGCTCGAATTTGAATCTTTTTCTCGGAAAAGTAGCCCTATCGATATCGAAGCAATCATTCCAATCGCGAAAGCAATCCATAAATGTTGGCTAGCGCCCTGCCCCTTCCTTATTTTCGAATTCACGGGTTCACCTCGTCTATTTCTTTGCATGATAGCTTCTTTGAACGTCCGCTTACTCCGCGAACTCTGTTGTTCAACCGATGCTTTCAAAATATGCGAGACTCGCAAAAGCTAGAACCTGCCTTGCTATCGTCCTTGTATACACGGCTTCTTTGAAATTCGACTATCGAAATTCTTCATTTCCTCTACCTATTGTCTTCCCGATCTTTCTCTTCCTAATTCCTTGTCTCTGTTCTCTATTACTTCAGACTCCCCACCGCTTCCCCCATCTATGCCCTTTCACGCTATCCCCTTCGCTCAGGCACCCCGGACTCTTCCTTCTCGTACCGTCTTTTTCGTTCCGCCCTTCTCGTACCGCCCTTCTGGTACCGCCCTTCTGGTACCGCCCTTCTCGTACCGCCCTTCTGGTACCGCCCTTCTGGTACCGCCCTTCTGGTGCCGCCCTTCTGGTGCCGCCCTTCTGGTACCGCCCTTCTCGTGCCGCCCTTCTGGTGCCTCCCTTCTGGTACCGCCCTTCTCGTACCGCCCTTCTGGTACCGCCCTTCTGGTGCCGCCCTTCTCGTGCCGTCTTCTATAAGTTCGCTTCCCCTCCAACTTTATCCCCATGACTCAGAATTTCTTCACTTACTCAGTTCTCACCTCAATACATTGAATCAGCCCTCTCCTTTTACGCTATCCCTTTCGCTCAGGTAGAAGCTAGCCTCCAATAATTTAGGTAATTAATAGAAAAAAATATCTTTAAATAGGAACAAATGTTTGGTATAATGAAATGAGAACAAGTGTTCTTTTGCGAAAGGAGCTGACAATGCGGGATGAGTCTGAAACTTGCTACCGAAGCCTTTAATGCATTTTGTGCAAGGTACGATAAGGAAGAGGACTGTATCGATGCGTTATTCCACGCCAAGTGGCCGGACGGATTCCGCTGCCCTCATTGTCATTGCCCTCAAGCTTATGTAATTTCGACTCGCAAACTTCCTCTATATGAATGCCGTTCCTGTAAAGCGCAAACCTCTTTGATCGCGGGGACGATCATGGAAGGAAGCCGTACGCCGTTACGCCGTTGGTTTCAGGCCATCCATCTTCACGCTAGACCGCGTAGCGTTAATGCTCTCGAACTGTCTAACCTCATCAAGGTGACTTATAAAACCGCCTGGTTAATTTGTCATAAAATTCGCCATGCCATGAGTCAAGCCGATTCCGAGGTTTTATTGACCGGAGTTGTCAGAATATCGGACGCCATTTGCTACAAGAGATTAACGAGTACTTTCGAGCTACACAAACAAGAGCAGCCAGTACTCATAGGAACATCCGACGACTTAGAAGGAAATATCGGTTTTATCAAAATAAAGCACCAATCCAAGCTAACCCTGCGAGATAAATATGATTGTCCTGATCCTAGACCATTCGTAGCCAAACACGTGAATCCCGAATCCGCGGAAAATGTTATTCTCACACGACGCTACGGTAAAACGATGAACAAAACTCTGGTTTGGGAGAGCTTCTATCTTTCTTCATGGTTAGGGAGAGTCTTTCGAGGCATAGGCCCTAAGCATCTTCAAGTGTATATGGATCAATATTGTTATCAATCCAATCACCATTCCAACACCCGGTTCGCCAGCCTCCTTCTTGATAGCGCTCGTTTTCTTACGATTACTTATCCAGCTCTAACCGGCCGCTCCAACACCCAACGTTCTCTCCAACGGTCGCGAGTTACTCGGCGATCGAAACAAGCTGTCTAATGCTTCTCAGATTTGAAACTGAGCGATTAGTGATAAAGATAGGTGTACGAACATCCGATACGAGTAAGCGAAGTTAGCAGGTGAACGCTCCTGAGCGACGGGGATAGCGTGAAAGAGCAATCGGAGGAGGTCCAATCAATGCGAAAATGTGAAGTTAACAGCAGCGGAGGTTGCCTGAGCGACGGGGATAACATGAAAGAGCGATCGAAGTGTGACCAATCGGTGCGAATATGTAAAGATAACAAACAGCAGCGTCGGTTTCCTGAGCGACGGGGATAGCGTGAAAGAGCAATCGGAGTGCGACCAATCGGTGCGAAAATGTGAAGTTAACAGCAGCGGAGGTTGCCTGAGCGACGGGGATAACATGAAAGAGCGATCGAAGTGTGACCAATCGGTGCGAATATGTAAAGATAACAAACAGCAGCGTCGGTTTCCTGAGCGACGGGGATAGCGTGAAAGAGCAATCGGAGGAGGACCAATCGGTGCGAAAATGTGAAGTTATCAGCAGCGGCGGTTGCCTGAGCGAAGGGGATAGCGTGAAAGAGCAATCGGAGGGAGACCAATCGATGCGAATATGTGAAGTTAACAGCAGCGGCGGTTGCCTGAGCGAAGGGGATAGCGTAGCAGAGGGAACAAGCGTCCCGATTAACCTGAGCCAGTTAAGAAGAAATCCCCAAGCCTAAGAGGGCCAGGGGATTGATATTAAGCATTATTAGCTAAGTATAAGAACATGCCAATCATCGGGATCAATAGCTGCGTATGTGTTCAATCCATTAGCTATCTGTACGATCATGCTGCGTGTGAAAACATTAGGCAAGAGTCGGCTGAATATTGCGGATAATGACTTCAGATGCTGCAGCGGCACGTTGCTCCATCTGTTGCATTAGCCTATCCGGTTGAAGCGATGCTTTCTCGGATTCCTCAAGAACGTCTTCCGGCGATGGAGCACGATATATATCCGCTCCAAGCAAGGCCAACTTATCCACGATATTCATATATCCACGTTCGATGTGATGAATACCGCCCACTTCCGTGTTACCGTCAGCGACGAGCGCAGCGCAAATCAACGCGGCTCCAGCTCTTAGGTCAGTGGCGCACACGCTTGCTCCGGATAGCTTCGTGCCACCGGTTACAATAGCCGTACGACCGTCAACCTTGATCTCGGCGCCCATTTTGATCAATTCATCGACATGCATGAACCGATTCTCGAACACCGTTTCCGTTACGATGCTCGTTCCATCCGCAACAAGCAGAAGAGTCATCATCTGAGCTTGCATATCTGTCGGGAAACCTGGATACGGTAACGTTTTGACATCGACTGCACGCAATGGATTCAATGCTTTAACGCGAATCCCATTCTCGTCGCAATCGACAACAACGCCCATTTCCTCTAATTTAGCAACGATTGGCCCGAGGTGATCGCGAATGGCCCCTTCAACATAAACGTCTCCGCCTGTAATCGCGGCAGCAATCATATAGGTTCCCGCTTCAACGCGATCCGGGATCACATGGTGCTCCGCGCTCCGCAGTTGCTCTACGCCTTCGATGCGAATGACGCCCGTGCCAGCACCGCGAACTCTTGCTCCCATCGCATTAAGGAAATTGGCCAAATCCACGATTTCCGGTTCTTTAGCCGCGTTTTCGATAACTGTCGTTCCGACCGCCGTCGTGGCTGCCATCATAATATTTTCCGTGGCGCCTACGCTCGCGATATCCAAATAAATTCTTGCCCCGCGCAATTTGCCATTCACGCTGGCTTCAATGGAACCTTGACCGAAACCGATCTCCGCCCCCATTGCTTCAAAGCCTTTCAAATGCTGGTCAATGGGACGCGTACCAATAGCGCAGCCGCCCGGAAGAGAAATTCTCACTTTTCCAAGTCGAGCCAGCAATGGTCCCATAACCAAGAACGATGCTCGCATTTTCCGAACCAATTCGTAAGGCGCTTCGCATGAAGTTAGCGATTCAGCATGTAAACGGACCGTTTCGCCCTCTTGCTGCGCATAAACTCCCAAGGCCGAAAGCACTTGCAGGATGTTCTTTACATCGTCCAGGGCGGGAACGTCATGAATGACGCTGGATCCTTCTTCTGCTAACAAAGCAGCGGCAAGGATCGGAAGGACGGAATTTTTAGCGCCGTGCACGCGGACTGTTCCCGATAGGGTACGTCCGCCGCGGACGATGATTTTGCTCATGGGTGGTTCCCTCCGCGCGTTATAGATTCATTCCGAAGCCTTAAGCAAAGTGCCCGACCCCGAAAAACCCAAATTTTATCATACCACTACGGCCATCATTGACACAAGCGGCATTTTTTGGGGTAACCCCTTCATTCCGATTTGAATCGACAACCATCAGGTTGAAAAACGATGGTTTGAGTATTATTGCCCATTCTCTGCTCTTTCCGTCGCATCGATTTCGAAAAAACATCAACCCGAACGGAAAAGCCATTTGAGCGTACCTACCCAGTTCCAATAGTCGAGAATAAACCGTGCGACCAAATGCCCGAGACCGATCGCGATTAGCAACTGCAGAACTTTAACGCGTTGGCCTCGCGGCTGACGTACGATTTTGTCAAAATTAATTTCTTGCAATACGATCCAAACGACAACGACGCAGCCTAAAGTAACGAAAATCGAGAAGAGTCCGTTCCATCCAGCCAAAGCGAATAACCCAGCTTCGTCTTCCATGTCCCCACAACCCTCCCTATACCATAAATGTGCAATAAGACATGTTCAAGGCGTTATCGATTAGAAAATTGTAATTTTAGCCCATAGTACTGATTGCGGTTATAACGATCCGCTGTGACTTTTAAGTAATAAGTGCCGGGTAACAGTTCTTTTTCGCCGAGCAATGTTTTCTGTCCGTCCCCGTTGTTCCATTTTTCTAACGTTTGCAGCTTTTTATTCCGTAATTCAACGTTAAAGAGCATCGAGCTTGGAAGATGTCCGACCGAGAGCTTCACGATCTGCTTTTTGGTCAGCGTAAATCGATACCAATCCTGATCTTTACTCGTATGAATTAACCCGTTGTACACTTTATCGGGAGAAAGCGGTGTGGACGTTAATGGGCTTTCATTCGGTTCGTATAAATCTTCTTTCTCGGTAATATATTCCAAAGCAGCGGCATACGTCCCGATTACCGCTTCCGGATTCGAAGAAACCGCGTTAGATATACGTATGTAATATCTTCCCGCTTTCGCGTTATTCAAAGTCCACTGTTCGCTGCCGCCATCTCCGCGCTCATCGACGACGATTTCCGTTCCGCCTGCAGGTTGAATCCATATTTGCGGATCGATTCTCGTCGTATCCGGCGTGATCGATAAGCTAATGATTCCCGGTTTCGGCAACGTTATGACCATCCAATCCACGTCGCCCCGCTTGTGAAACGTCCCGGTCCATTGTTGGCTTCGCGGAGGAAGCGTACTTGCGGAAGCGGCGCTATCGTTAGGCTCCCTCGAGTCCGGGTTCATCGTAAACTTGGATGTTAGGCGATATGTGGGCGCAGCTTGAGAAAATGGATTCGAATGATCTACTTTTAACCAATATCGGCCTTTCTTTAACGGCCACTCCTTAATAGGTTCCCCTTCCTGCTTATCCTTGATTGATTTACGATCCGAGATCATCGCTTGCCCGTTAAATAACGCGGCGATAACATCATCTCCATATAGACTAAATACACCATCATAGGGAACTTCAAAAGTAAACCAATCGGAATCGAGCGAGCTTTCCCAATTGCCGGCGACCTCTTTACCTAACGGAAACTCGCTAGCCTCTGATTTCGTATTGTTCGGCTCCCGCCAATCTATGTTTGAATCTGCTTGAATAGCCTTGATCGCGGAGATAAGACCATAACCCATATTCGGATTCCAAGTCGCTATTCCGTTTAAGTCCGCTGTTCTCCGCAAAGTTTCGCGTATCCGAAGCGGTTCCCAAT
Encoded proteins:
- the spoIIID gene encoding sporulation transcriptional regulator SpoIIID — protein: MHDYIKERTIKIGRSIVETRNTVRTIAKEFGVSKSTVHKDLTERLPEINPDLADQVKHILEYHKSIRHLRGGEATKIKYKKTTIKKREVMTAGKA
- a CDS encoding HD-GYP domain-containing protein, with the translated sequence MRIVGISELETGDVLEKSVQGNNGIVMLEAGTVLTEQYINRLRTLRVKFVHLRDPSETSTSDARSKLRRSAVSDSWIRPDIDQLKNNEKAREEAVRLVIEFIDKGLMLEQIVLPFPEGNFRQQIRDILREITSQRALAEELGVMIQSDRILFEHALNVTLSSNIIGTVQKFDSAKLYDLSIGALFCDIGMTRLPLDFTKVNRELNESELATLRQHTSEGYRVLKGMKEIPLASAQCALLHHERYRGSGYPLGMTNDNIPEFAQIVGLSDVYNALGSPRHHRNAYEPSEAIEYLFASGNYDFDWELIKSFLNHVIIYPVSTRVKLSNGQSATVMETAGRPIQRPLVQVYSESDGTAVIIPYQLELHRHMNVVIVGKADK
- a CDS encoding M23 family metallopeptidase encodes the protein MNDGNSKTPRKIEESHKSVAGASPAVRPTGWKKFLSKRWVFPAAYMAAAAIIVTILWLNSGTDPKDPQNTVPSLTEVDGEATTNGQTSPEATAVISNGETLRWPVAKIEDMNTIVPFYDATASVEDREAAMVEYNNTFSPHMATDLARKDAKSFEVLAALSGKVTVASQTPTNGYEVQIEHPDGLVTVYQSLTDLKVQVGEEVEQGDVIASAGQSELEPSEAAHVHFEVRNNGESVNPGTLIKSAK
- the spoIID gene encoding stage II sporulation protein D codes for the protein MQAEAQQKTKNEPDYEKHQPVLEEKEVQPIVRVLLSKTRSIEPVPLEEYVKGVVAAEMPLDFQPEALEAQALAARTYIVRRLTLNDRSGVTGVEADVTDTQAHQVYRSLAEMKRLRKNDEEGWRKVDEAVKNTEGDIIAYRGQPIEALFFSTSNGYTENSEEVFPNEIPYLRSVASPWDKERSPRAINRVEMPLSEFYRKLGVDAIAVSAAGTDKPSLRIMEWTQGRRVKEMVAGSKRISGEEVREKLGLRSAAFDWTIEKGMIILTTYGSGHGVGMSQWGAEGMAQTGKTADQIVEYYYSGARVEKVSKLANSSKNRL
- a CDS encoding transposase; this translates as MSLKLATEAFNAFCARYDKEEDCIDALFHAKWPDGFRCPHCHCPQAYVISTRKLPLYECRSCKAQTSLIAGTIMEGSRTPLRRWFQAIHLHARPRSVNALELSNLIKVTYKTAWLICHKIRHAMSQADSEVLLTGVVRISDAICYKRLTSTFELHKQEQPVLIGTSDDLEGNIGFIKIKHQSKLTLRDKYDCPDPRPFVAKHVNPESAENVILTRRYGKTMNKTLVWESFYLSSWLGRVFRGIGPKHLQVYMDQYCYQSNHHSNTRFASLLLDSARFLTITYPALTGRSNTQRSLQRSRVTRRSKQAV
- the murA gene encoding UDP-N-acetylglucosamine 1-carboxyvinyltransferase, which encodes MSKIIVRGGRTLSGTVRVHGAKNSVLPILAAALLAEEGSSVIHDVPALDDVKNILQVLSALGVYAQQEGETVRLHAESLTSCEAPYELVRKMRASFLVMGPLLARLGKVRISLPGGCAIGTRPIDQHLKGFEAMGAEIGFGQGSIEASVNGKLRGARIYLDIASVGATENIMMAATTAVGTTVIENAAKEPEIVDLANFLNAMGARVRGAGTGVIRIEGVEQLRSAEHHVIPDRVEAGTYMIAAAITGGDVYVEGAIRDHLGPIVAKLEEMGVVVDCDENGIRVKALNPLRAVDVKTLPYPGFPTDMQAQMMTLLLVADGTSIVTETVFENRFMHVDELIKMGAEIKVDGRTAIVTGGTKLSGASVCATDLRAGAALICAALVADGNTEVGGIHHIERGYMNIVDKLALLGADIYRAPSPEDVLEESEKASLQPDRLMQQMEQRAAAASEVIIRNIQPTLA
- a CDS encoding DUF1146 domain-containing protein, with protein sequence MEDEAGLFALAGWNGLFSIFVTLGCVVVVWIVLQEINFDKIVRQPRGQRVKVLQLLIAIGLGHLVARFILDYWNWVGTLKWLFRSG
- a CDS encoding S8 family serine peptidase; translation: MNDPAASILTVQSIKSSLEVKTAVYAQAIQKAPSSLAAPVSPPVPAYLEAIGIPEAWASMSRDVTSTIAIVDTGVDFNHPELKPFLLEGINLINERKTAQDDNGHGTAVAGVIAAIAKVGEFSTGLGKWRGKLLPVKALDQYGSGNEEKLTQGILYSVDHGADIIVLSLGLRRDAPGLRDAVAYAESRGVLLVAASGNDAAVFGAKAAVQYPAAYPTVLSVAGSEKSKPISQSTSGSENDVSATWRVQTLALNGGAIGMEGTSMGAPQVAATAAMLKAIHPDWEPLRIRETLRRTADLNGIATWNPNMGYGLISAIKAIQADSNIDWREPNNTKSEASEFPLGKEVAGNWESSLDSDWFTFEVPYDGVFSLYGDDVIAALFNGQAMISDRKSIKDKQEGEPIKEWPLKKGRYWLKVDHSNPFSQAAPTYRLTSKFTMNPDSREPNDSAASASTLPPRSQQWTGTFHKRGDVDWMVITLPKPGIISLSITPDTTRIDPQIWIQPAGGTEIVVDERGDGGSEQWTLNNAKAGRYYIRISNAVSSNPEAVIGTYAAALEYITEKEDLYEPNESPLTSTPLSPDKVYNGLIHTSKDQDWYRFTLTKKQIVKLSVGHLPSSMLFNVELRNKKLQTLEKWNNGDGQKTLLGEKELLPGTYYLKVTADRYNRNQYYGLKLQFSNR